One Fontisphaera persica DNA window includes the following coding sequences:
- a CDS encoding 3-keto-disaccharide hydrolase, whose protein sequence is MKNTRNFNLWAGAVSLGVAGWLAVSCASSSGGRSQPAASAGGTAQPAMALFNGRNLSGWKAVSADPKVPMEKVWRVQDGIIICSGEPMGYLHTKQVFTDYRLELEYRWAPGKTPGNSGLFGRINGAPRALPRCIETQLRHGNAGDLYGFHGMKINGPADRFRFVPNHQLGGDLRGVTRMAGNEKPAGEWNHVVVLAQGPRVQVWMNGQLVNEATDVEVVPGPVGLQSEGGEIHFRNIHLMRLAP, encoded by the coding sequence ATGAAAAATACGCGCAACTTCAATCTCTGGGCAGGTGCTGTGTCGCTTGGCGTGGCGGGTTGGCTGGCGGTTTCCTGTGCTTCCTCCTCCGGCGGTAGAAGCCAGCCGGCCGCCTCCGCAGGCGGCACTGCCCAACCGGCAATGGCCTTGTTCAATGGCCGCAATTTGAGCGGCTGGAAGGCGGTCTCGGCGGACCCCAAAGTGCCGATGGAGAAAGTGTGGCGGGTGCAGGACGGCATCATTATTTGCAGCGGCGAACCCATGGGGTATTTGCACACCAAACAAGTGTTCACCGATTACCGCCTGGAGCTGGAATATCGCTGGGCGCCGGGCAAGACGCCGGGCAACAGCGGCCTGTTTGGGCGCATCAATGGCGCGCCGCGCGCGTTGCCACGCTGCATTGAAACCCAGCTCCGGCATGGCAACGCCGGGGACTTGTACGGCTTTCATGGCATGAAAATCAACGGGCCGGCCGACCGCTTCCGCTTTGTGCCCAATCATCAACTGGGCGGGGATTTGCGCGGCGTCACCCGCATGGCTGGCAACGAAAAACCGGCGGGCGAATGGAATCATGTGGTGGTTCTGGCCCAGGGCCCGCGGGTGCAGGTCTGGATGAACGGCCAACTGGTGAATGAAGCCACGGACGTGGAAGTGGTGCCCGGCCCGGTGGGGCTGCAATCCGAGGGAGGCGAGATTCACTTCCGCAACATCCATTTGATGCGCCTGGCTCCCTAA
- a CDS encoding ABC transporter ATP-binding protein, translating to MATQVMPEMQAPARSPAAPAGAASGREVVVSVRGLTKIFKDFWGRPKARAVNGVDFEVYRGEVFGLLGPNGSGKSTTVKMILGLLRPTAGQILVFNHSPRHVATKARIGYLPEESYLYRFLDSRETLKFFGDLFELPPRERDRRTEQLLEMVGLGGVRARAVGEFSKGMQRRIGLAQALINDPDLVILDEPTAGLDPIGCREVKDLILALARRGKTVILSSHLLADVEDVCDRVVIYYGGKIQAMGALKDLLTERDTLRITTPVLSRSALEKVLEILRAEVGDGQVQVDNPTQNLERYFLEVVRRAREQAEETSGATSANVLAEYLRPADTAAPDRRLERFVRPEPAEQPAPSPAPAPSGGAPEAAKLAQLTQTAAPPAELSPPAASAAAPTPAPVAEELRRAEEKLQKLLKGS from the coding sequence ATGGCAACGCAGGTCATGCCGGAAATGCAAGCCCCCGCCCGCTCCCCGGCGGCCCCCGCCGGGGCTGCCTCCGGGCGCGAGGTGGTGGTCTCGGTGCGCGGGCTGACCAAAATCTTCAAGGACTTCTGGGGCCGGCCCAAGGCGCGGGCCGTCAACGGAGTGGACTTCGAGGTGTATCGGGGCGAAGTCTTCGGCCTGCTGGGGCCGAATGGCTCCGGCAAATCCACCACCGTCAAAATGATTCTGGGGCTGCTGCGGCCCACGGCCGGCCAGATTCTCGTGTTCAATCATTCCCCCCGCCACGTGGCCACCAAGGCCCGCATCGGCTACCTGCCGGAGGAATCGTATCTCTACCGTTTTCTGGACTCGCGCGAGACGTTGAAGTTCTTTGGCGATTTGTTTGAGCTGCCCCCGCGCGAGCGGGACCGGCGCACGGAGCAACTCCTGGAAATGGTGGGGCTGGGCGGCGTGCGTGCGCGCGCGGTGGGCGAGTTTTCCAAGGGCATGCAGCGGCGCATCGGGCTGGCGCAGGCGCTCATCAATGACCCGGACCTGGTAATCCTGGATGAACCCACCGCCGGCCTGGACCCCATTGGCTGCCGCGAGGTCAAGGATTTAATCCTCGCCCTGGCGCGCCGCGGTAAAACGGTGATTCTCAGCAGTCACTTGCTGGCGGATGTCGAGGATGTTTGCGACCGGGTGGTCATTTACTACGGCGGCAAAATCCAGGCCATGGGCGCCCTGAAAGATTTGCTGACGGAGCGCGACACCCTGCGCATCACCACGCCGGTGTTGTCGCGGTCCGCCCTGGAAAAGGTGCTGGAAATTTTGCGCGCCGAGGTGGGCGACGGCCAGGTGCAGGTGGACAATCCCACCCAAAACCTGGAGCGTTACTTTCTCGAAGTCGTGCGCCGCGCCCGCGAACAGGCGGAGGAGACCTCTGGCGCCACCTCCGCCAATGTGCTGGCCGAGTATTTGCGGCCCGCCGACACGGCCGCGCCGGACCGCCGCCTGGAACGTTTTGTCCGGCCTGAACCCGCGGAGCAACCCGCGCCTTCGCCCGCCCCGGCCCCCTCTGGCGGCGCGCCGGAGGCCGCCAAACTGGCGCAGTTGACGCAAACCGCCGCGCCTCCCGCTGAACTTTCACCCCCGGCTGCGTCTGCGGCGGCGCCCACGCCGGCGCCGGTTGCGGAGGAATTGCGTCGCGCCGAGGAAAAGTTGCAGAAATTGCTCAAAGGCTCCTGA
- a CDS encoding heavy metal translocating P-type ATPase, which yields MQVTSLLSRRTHDADPAPHHPHHSHHEGGGSCPACGHDHSHTQVRLTQTLIGLMFVINAYVVDWVVDRATLVAAASGMLGAVILGAPIVMTAIKDLRRGLLSINELVALAVLAAISTGDYKTAGVIAFFMLMGEIIETRTAEGARASIESLIKLTPTKARRVAGNTEEEVPVHELKVGDIIRVRPGDNVGADGVVVSGQSSLNQASITGESLPVDKKAGDEVFAGTINLTGVLDIKVSRAGRDTTLGRVRDLILAAEQTKLPIMRIIDQYMGFYTPLVLVVAALVWVFTRDLNRVIATLVVSCPCAFVLATPTAIVAALSAAARLGILIKNVADLELAGRLTAFIFDKTGTITTGKLAVSRLAPQEGVSPAELLRLAASAEKYSNHPAAKALAALAEEVNVPLAEPQNFAETAGRGVKAQVEGAEVLVGRAQWLQDHGLQGDFLKSVDLNETEGFSLIFVARQGRFLGWIGLRDETRAEARPALEELKAIGVRRIAMVSGDRQPVAARVAREIGCEESRGECLPQDKVDFVRAFKQQGLRVAVVGDGVNDAPALAAGDIGIAMGAAGSEVAIHSATIALMNNDLRRLPFLVRLSRATRSVINQNFVVGILFIVGGLALSAFGYLSPIVAAIMHNVGSFIVIFNSARLVRQGEELEHYEPAATPSTPAPSVPEQPITFKPQPA from the coding sequence ATGCAAGTCACCTCCCTGCTCAGCCGCCGGACGCATGATGCGGACCCCGCCCCGCATCACCCTCACCATTCGCATCACGAGGGCGGCGGAAGCTGCCCCGCCTGCGGCCATGACCATTCCCACACCCAGGTGCGGCTGACCCAGACCCTCATCGGGCTGATGTTCGTGATTAACGCCTACGTGGTGGACTGGGTGGTGGACCGGGCCACGCTGGTGGCCGCCGCCAGCGGCATGCTGGGCGCGGTCATCCTCGGCGCGCCCATCGTGATGACGGCCATCAAGGATTTGCGCCGCGGCCTCCTGAGCATCAATGAGCTGGTGGCCCTGGCCGTGCTGGCCGCCATCTCCACGGGCGATTACAAAACCGCCGGCGTCATTGCCTTCTTCATGCTCATGGGCGAAATCATCGAAACCCGCACCGCCGAGGGCGCGCGCGCGTCCATTGAATCGCTCATCAAACTCACCCCCACCAAGGCCCGGCGCGTGGCGGGCAACACCGAGGAAGAAGTGCCGGTGCATGAATTGAAAGTGGGCGACATCATCCGCGTGCGCCCCGGCGACAACGTGGGCGCCGACGGCGTGGTGGTCTCCGGCCAAAGCTCGCTCAATCAGGCCAGCATCACCGGCGAATCGCTGCCGGTGGACAAAAAGGCGGGGGACGAAGTCTTTGCGGGCACCATCAATTTAACCGGGGTGCTGGACATCAAGGTCAGCCGCGCCGGGCGCGACACCACGCTGGGCCGCGTGCGGGATTTAATCCTGGCCGCCGAGCAGACCAAGCTGCCCATCATGCGCATCATTGACCAGTACATGGGCTTTTACACGCCGCTGGTGCTGGTGGTGGCCGCGCTGGTGTGGGTGTTCACGCGCGACCTCAACCGGGTCATCGCCACCCTGGTGGTCTCCTGCCCCTGCGCCTTTGTGCTCGCCACCCCCACGGCGATTGTGGCCGCCCTTTCCGCGGCGGCGCGACTGGGCATCTTGATTAAAAATGTGGCCGACCTGGAACTGGCCGGGCGCCTGACCGCCTTCATCTTCGATAAAACCGGCACCATCACCACCGGCAAGCTGGCCGTGAGCCGCCTGGCGCCGCAGGAAGGCGTCAGCCCGGCCGAGCTGCTGCGTCTGGCCGCCTCGGCGGAGAAATACAGCAATCACCCCGCCGCCAAGGCCCTGGCAGCCTTGGCGGAGGAAGTCAACGTGCCCCTGGCCGAGCCGCAGAACTTCGCCGAAACCGCCGGCCGCGGCGTCAAAGCGCAGGTGGAAGGTGCCGAAGTGCTGGTGGGGCGGGCCCAATGGTTGCAGGACCACGGCCTCCAGGGTGATTTTCTGAAGTCGGTGGACTTGAATGAAACGGAGGGATTCAGCCTGATTTTTGTGGCGCGGCAGGGCCGGTTCCTCGGCTGGATTGGGTTGCGGGATGAAACGCGCGCCGAAGCCAGACCGGCGCTGGAGGAATTGAAGGCCATTGGCGTGCGCCGCATCGCCATGGTCAGCGGGGACCGCCAGCCGGTGGCGGCGCGGGTGGCGCGGGAAATTGGCTGCGAAGAGAGCCGCGGCGAGTGCCTGCCCCAGGACAAGGTGGACTTTGTGCGCGCCTTCAAACAACAGGGCCTGCGCGTGGCGGTGGTGGGCGACGGGGTGAACGACGCCCCCGCCCTGGCCGCCGGCGACATCGGCATCGCGATGGGCGCCGCCGGCAGCGAGGTGGCCATCCACAGCGCCACCATCGCGCTGATGAACAACGATTTGCGGCGGCTGCCGTTTCTGGTGCGGCTGTCCCGCGCCACGCGCTCGGTCATCAATCAAAACTTTGTGGTGGGCATCCTGTTCATTGTGGGCGGCCTGGCGCTTTCGGCGTTTGGCTACCTCAGCCCCATCGTGGCGGCCATCATGCACAACGTCGGTTCCTTCATCGTCATCTTCAACAGCGCGCGGCTGGTCCGCCAGGGCGAGGAGCTGGAGCACTACGAGCCGGCCGCCACGCCCTCCACCCCCGCGCCTTCCGTGCCGGAGCAACCCATCACCTTCAAACCGCAACCGGCCTGA
- the hflK gene encoding protease modulator HflK gives MNSTPSKTPATGGWSDAGTQALAEALKSSFVLVKIALVLLVVYFCGSNFFTVSSNERAVVLRFGQPVGRGEEAVLGPGFHLAWPYPIDEVVKIPAQQILSASSTVGWHRQERGPAAPAPPPRLNPVLDGYAVTGDGNILHAQAQLRYRVVDPVRFYFGFTNAMALVTNALNNALFHAVAQFSVDDALRLNLPALKERMLARVEQLAREQELGISVEQLDLVTAPPRQVKAAFDEVTAAESELYTRVNEAQAYANGVRARAQGEASARRNAAEADRNRLVAEVESEARYFQDMLPSYRRDPALFMARLQVETLGRLMTNAQDKFFLPARADGRPREVRLQLNREPQRLKTEVQAPTAPEHKH, from the coding sequence ATGAACTCCACCCCGTCCAAAACCCCCGCCACCGGCGGCTGGAGTGACGCCGGCACGCAGGCGCTGGCCGAGGCGCTGAAGAGCAGCTTCGTGTTGGTCAAAATCGCGCTGGTTCTGCTGGTGGTGTATTTCTGCGGCTCCAACTTTTTCACCGTCTCCTCCAACGAGCGGGCGGTGGTGCTCCGCTTTGGCCAGCCGGTGGGCCGTGGGGAGGAGGCCGTGCTGGGGCCCGGTTTTCATCTGGCCTGGCCCTATCCCATTGATGAGGTGGTCAAAATCCCCGCCCAGCAAATCCTCAGCGCCAGCTCGACCGTGGGCTGGCACCGGCAGGAGCGCGGCCCCGCCGCCCCGGCGCCGCCGCCGCGGTTGAATCCTGTGCTGGATGGTTACGCGGTGACGGGCGACGGCAACATCCTGCACGCCCAGGCGCAACTGCGGTATCGGGTGGTGGACCCCGTGCGTTTTTACTTCGGGTTCACCAACGCGATGGCGCTGGTGACCAACGCGCTCAACAACGCCCTCTTCCATGCCGTGGCCCAATTCAGCGTGGACGACGCCCTGCGCCTCAACCTGCCCGCCCTCAAGGAGCGGATGCTCGCGCGCGTCGAGCAACTGGCGCGCGAACAGGAGCTGGGCATCAGCGTGGAGCAACTGGACCTGGTCACCGCCCCGCCGCGGCAGGTGAAAGCGGCGTTTGATGAAGTCACCGCCGCCGAGAGCGAGCTTTACACCAGGGTCAATGAAGCTCAGGCCTACGCCAACGGCGTCAGGGCCCGCGCCCAGGGCGAGGCCAGCGCGCGCCGCAACGCGGCCGAAGCCGACCGCAACCGGCTGGTGGCCGAGGTGGAATCGGAGGCGCGCTATTTTCAGGACATGCTGCCCAGCTACCGCCGCGACCCGGCCCTGTTCATGGCCCGCCTGCAGGTGGAAACCCTGGGCCGGCTGATGACCAACGCGCAGGACAAGTTCTTCCTGCCCGCCCGCGCGGATGGACGCCCGCGCGAAGTGCGTCTGCAATTAAATCGCGAACCCCAGCGGTTGAAAACCGAAGTCCAGGCGCCCACCGCCCCCGAGCACAAGCACTGA
- the hflC gene encoding protease modulator HflC, with protein sequence MNRNRINLAVGILLMVLFVFLLMAFQVRQTELAIVTTFSRVTRTITEPGLKFRLPWPIQKVYYLDRRVQNFESKMDETLTSDGRNLLISVYAGWTIADPEKFFVNFAGGSLTEATRRLDEMIRSKKNETVGQHPFSHFISTNPQEMKLTQVEDEILAKVKKEAADGYGIAVQFVRIKRIGLPESITEKVFDRMQKERQRLVQKFQGEGESRAMDIRTTADRDREKILAEAEREAALIRGQGDAEAARAFQVFEQSPELAVLLLKLKALEQVLQERSTLILDQRTPPFDLMKEPAPPAASGRQP encoded by the coding sequence ATGAACCGCAATCGCATCAATCTGGCTGTCGGCATCCTGCTGATGGTGTTGTTTGTCTTTTTGCTGATGGCGTTTCAGGTGCGCCAGACCGAGCTGGCCATCGTGACCACCTTCAGCCGGGTCACCCGCACCATCACCGAGCCGGGCCTCAAATTCCGCCTGCCGTGGCCCATTCAGAAGGTGTATTACCTGGACCGCCGCGTGCAGAATTTCGAGAGCAAGATGGATGAAACCCTCACCAGCGACGGGCGGAATCTCCTCATTTCCGTGTATGCCGGCTGGACGATCGCCGATCCGGAAAAGTTTTTTGTGAACTTTGCCGGCGGCTCGCTCACCGAGGCCACCCGCCGGCTGGATGAGATGATCCGCAGCAAGAAAAATGAAACCGTGGGCCAGCATCCCTTCAGCCACTTCATTTCCACCAACCCCCAGGAAATGAAACTGACCCAGGTGGAGGACGAAATCCTGGCCAAGGTGAAGAAGGAGGCTGCCGACGGCTACGGCATTGCCGTGCAGTTTGTGCGCATCAAACGCATCGGCCTGCCGGAAAGCATCACCGAAAAAGTGTTTGACCGCATGCAGAAGGAGCGCCAGCGGCTGGTGCAGAAATTCCAGGGCGAAGGCGAGTCGCGCGCCATGGACATCCGCACCACCGCCGACCGCGACCGCGAGAAAATCCTGGCCGAGGCCGAGCGCGAGGCGGCGCTGATTCGCGGGCAGGGCGACGCGGAGGCGGCCCGGGCGTTCCAGGTGTTTGAGCAAAGCCCGGAGCTGGCGGTGCTGTTGCTCAAGCTCAAGGCGCTGGAGCAGGTGCTGCAGGAACGCAGCACGTTAATCTTGGACCAGCGCACTCCGCCGTTTGATTTGATGAAAGAGCCGGCCCCGCCGGCTGCCTCGGGACGACAGCCATGA
- the hflK gene encoding protease modulator HflK, whose amino-acid sequence MERQLRTNATVNTVVLLLAAVVTFAMGRYSGSAAGQVVAVFLAIGFVAALVSRFQMGLEESERLEQLELEELARKATDSALFKTAEAELRPARRAREQFEKYFGPGVAVVLLAAQWGGAWGLWQWLSSPARKLEEPTGGVLEHAGVALAIYGGVGLILFLFGKVAANLVQITRQRLLRPAAGYVLLGAYWCGLVAAGVGADIAGYPRVDGWMARALVLALAVAGVENALTLILEIYRPRLKGAERRLLYESRLVGLASQPEGIFTTVAHALDYQFGFKVSETWFYQFLQKYLGLFLLAQLGLLLLSTCVVFIEPGEQAILERFGRPLPRLLDAGGHWKWPWPVDKVYRYRTDRIQTFSIGHSPHEEEEAADSHGHDHGREAKRPSAEPEAILWTEAHAKDEFNLLVASREEGEGDREAGQAVPVNLLAVDLPVQYQVTNLLMWATRYSDGAALLERVATREVVQYLVHADLNEILTTGRQRTAEELRARIQERANELQMGVRILFVGLQNIHPPVRIAPAYQAVVAALQEKEAKILEAEGYAAQTLPQARAEAVKRKVAAEIYALRRAADAQAQAIRFTNQLQAWKTAPQVFATRGYLQALVRGGAESRKLVLAATNTDDVIQFNLEDKLRPGIDDVVLPPPKTPSTGK is encoded by the coding sequence ATGGAACGCCAATTGCGCACCAACGCAACGGTGAACACCGTGGTCCTGCTGCTGGCCGCGGTGGTGACTTTTGCCATGGGCCGTTATTCCGGCTCGGCCGCCGGGCAGGTGGTGGCGGTGTTTCTGGCCATTGGCTTTGTCGCCGCCCTGGTAAGCCGCTTCCAGATGGGGCTGGAGGAAAGCGAGCGGCTCGAACAGCTTGAACTGGAGGAGCTGGCCCGCAAAGCCACGGATTCCGCCCTGTTCAAAACCGCCGAGGCGGAGCTGCGCCCCGCCCGCCGGGCGCGGGAGCAGTTTGAGAAATACTTCGGGCCGGGGGTGGCGGTGGTGTTGCTGGCGGCGCAGTGGGGCGGCGCATGGGGCCTGTGGCAGTGGCTCAGCAGTCCCGCGCGCAAACTGGAGGAACCCACCGGCGGGGTGCTGGAACATGCGGGGGTGGCGCTGGCCATATACGGCGGGGTGGGGCTGATTTTGTTCTTATTCGGCAAGGTGGCCGCCAATTTGGTGCAAATCACGCGCCAGCGGTTGCTGCGCCCCGCCGCCGGTTATGTGCTGCTGGGGGCTTATTGGTGCGGGCTGGTGGCGGCGGGCGTTGGGGCGGACATTGCCGGTTACCCACGGGTGGACGGTTGGATGGCGCGCGCGCTGGTCCTGGCGCTGGCGGTGGCGGGCGTGGAAAATGCCCTGACCCTCATCCTGGAAATCTACCGGCCCCGCCTCAAAGGCGCGGAGCGGCGGTTGTTGTATGAGAGCCGCCTGGTGGGACTGGCCAGCCAGCCCGAGGGCATCTTCACCACCGTGGCCCATGCCCTGGATTATCAATTTGGCTTCAAAGTCTCGGAAACGTGGTTTTACCAGTTCCTGCAAAAATACCTGGGCCTGTTCCTGCTGGCGCAGCTTGGGTTGCTGCTGCTCTCCACCTGTGTCGTGTTCATTGAGCCGGGCGAGCAGGCCATTTTGGAGCGATTCGGCCGGCCCCTGCCGCGCTTGCTGGACGCCGGCGGCCATTGGAAATGGCCCTGGCCGGTGGACAAGGTGTATCGCTACCGCACGGACCGCATCCAGACTTTCAGCATCGGGCACAGCCCGCATGAGGAGGAGGAGGCCGCTGACAGCCACGGGCACGACCACGGGCGCGAGGCCAAGCGCCCTTCCGCCGAGCCGGAGGCCATCCTGTGGACGGAGGCCCACGCGAAGGATGAATTTAACTTGCTGGTGGCCAGCCGCGAGGAGGGCGAAGGCGACCGGGAGGCGGGCCAGGCGGTGCCGGTGAATTTGCTGGCGGTGGATTTGCCGGTGCAATACCAGGTGACCAATCTGCTGATGTGGGCGACCCGTTACAGCGACGGCGCGGCATTGCTCGAGCGGGTGGCCACGCGCGAGGTGGTGCAATACCTTGTCCATGCGGATTTGAATGAGATTCTCACCACCGGCCGCCAGCGCACGGCGGAGGAGCTGCGCGCGCGCATCCAGGAACGCGCCAATGAATTGCAGATGGGTGTGCGGATTTTGTTTGTGGGCCTGCAAAACATCCATCCGCCGGTGCGCATCGCCCCGGCATACCAGGCGGTGGTGGCCGCATTGCAGGAGAAAGAGGCCAAAATCCTGGAGGCCGAAGGCTATGCCGCCCAAACCCTGCCCCAGGCCAGGGCGGAAGCGGTAAAACGCAAAGTGGCGGCGGAGATTTACGCGCTGCGGCGGGCCGCGGACGCCCAGGCCCAGGCCATCCGATTCACCAATCAGTTGCAAGCGTGGAAAACCGCGCCGCAGGTGTTTGCCACGCGCGGTTATTTGCAGGCGCTGGTGCGCGGCGGGGCGGAGTCGCGCAAATTGGTGCTCGCCGCCACCAACACCGACGACGTCATTCAATTTAATCTGGAGGACAAACTGCGGCCGGGCATTGATGACGTGGTGCTGCCGCCGCCCAAGACCCCCTCCACCGGCAAGTGA
- a CDS encoding HesA/MoeB/ThiF family protein, translating into MRALPPLTEEERQRYEWQLWVPGWGEAGQQKLKAATVLISRVGGIGGQVAYQLAAAGVGRLILAHAGPVRLSDLNRQLLMTHDWLGKPRVECAARRLRELNPAVDIVAVPENISEKNVAALVAQAEVVVDAAPLFEERFLMNREAVRQRKPMVECAMYDLTAHVTTILPGQTACLACLCPEKPPDWKREFPVVGAVSGLAGCLGAMEVCKLITGVGEPLRNRLLQCDLRTMAFKTLRTRRAPQCAVCGGMA; encoded by the coding sequence ATGCGCGCCCTGCCTCCCCTGACTGAAGAAGAACGCCAGCGTTATGAGTGGCAGCTCTGGGTGCCCGGTTGGGGCGAGGCCGGCCAGCAAAAACTCAAGGCCGCCACCGTGCTTATTTCGCGCGTGGGCGGCATTGGCGGCCAGGTGGCTTATCAACTGGCGGCCGCCGGCGTGGGCCGTCTGATTTTGGCTCATGCGGGTCCGGTGCGGCTTTCGGATTTGAACCGGCAATTGCTGATGACCCATGACTGGCTGGGCAAACCGCGGGTGGAATGCGCCGCCCGCCGGTTGCGCGAATTGAATCCAGCGGTGGACATCGTCGCCGTGCCGGAAAACATCAGCGAGAAAAACGTTGCCGCCCTGGTGGCGCAGGCGGAGGTGGTGGTGGACGCGGCGCCATTGTTTGAGGAGCGCTTCCTGATGAATCGGGAGGCCGTGCGCCAGCGCAAACCGATGGTCGAGTGCGCCATGTATGATTTGACCGCCCACGTGACCACCATTCTCCCCGGCCAAACGGCCTGTCTGGCGTGTCTGTGCCCGGAAAAACCGCCGGACTGGAAACGCGAGTTTCCGGTGGTGGGGGCCGTCTCCGGGCTGGCGGGATGTCTGGGGGCCATGGAAGTTTGCAAACTCATCACCGGCGTGGGCGAACCACTGCGGAATCGCCTGTTGCAGTGTGATTTGCGCACCATGGCTTTCAAGACGCTGCGCACGCGGCGGGCGCCGCAGTGTGCCGTGTGTGGCGGAATGGCGTGA
- a CDS encoding ATP-binding cassette domain-containing protein, which produces MIRVENLCVRAGAFRLANVSFALPAGSYAVLMGRTGCGKTTLLEALCGLRRVESGHVWLDGAEVTHWDPAWRGIGYVPQDRALFQTLTVQENLAFGLTVRGLPPREIQARVQPLAEMLGIAHLLQRRPQGLSGGESQRVALGRALAIQPRILCLDEPLSALDEETRGDMYALLKRVRAQTRVTTLHVTHHPEDARQLADCVFRLENGVMTEVTL; this is translated from the coding sequence ATGATTCGCGTGGAAAATTTATGTGTGCGCGCGGGCGCCTTTCGCCTGGCCAACGTCAGCTTTGCGTTGCCGGCAGGCAGCTATGCCGTGTTGATGGGGCGCACCGGCTGCGGCAAGACCACCTTGCTGGAAGCCTTGTGCGGCCTGCGGCGCGTGGAGAGCGGCCACGTATGGCTGGACGGCGCGGAAGTGACCCACTGGGACCCCGCCTGGCGCGGCATTGGTTATGTGCCCCAGGACCGGGCCTTGTTTCAAACCCTGACCGTGCAGGAGAATCTGGCCTTCGGCCTGACCGTGCGCGGCCTGCCCCCCAGGGAAATCCAGGCCCGCGTGCAGCCGCTGGCGGAAATGCTGGGGATTGCCCATTTGCTCCAGCGCCGTCCGCAGGGGTTGAGCGGGGGCGAATCCCAGCGTGTGGCCCTGGGCCGGGCGCTGGCCATCCAGCCGCGCATCTTGTGTCTGGATGAGCCCCTGAGCGCCCTGGACGAGGAAACCCGCGGGGACATGTATGCGCTCCTCAAGCGGGTGCGCGCCCAAACCCGGGTCACCACCCTGCACGTCACGCATCATCCCGAGGATGCCCGCCAACTGGCGGATTGTGTGTTTCGCCTGGAAAATGGGGTGATGACGGAAGTTACCCTTTGA
- a CDS encoding ABC transporter permease, whose translation MTPSTAQAHAPRRPRIRSDAPFLIGLSLLGGVYVVLIVAMLVADLAYTSPGHLVEALRSPNIQYAIRLSLLSCSLTALLCLWVGVPLGYLLSRCQFRGKGLLEAILDIPIVLPPLVIGLSLLILFQTAPGRWLERWVPVTYAVPSVILAQFAVACAFAVQTMRVTFDQISPRGEQVARTLGCTRHQAFWRVTLPEARRGILTAGTLSWARALGEFGPILVFSGATRMKTEVLSTSVFLELSVGALEAAVAVSLLMIIAAVVVLLVVRWFGSGASFHQGQAP comes from the coding sequence ATGACGCCCTCCACGGCTCAAGCGCACGCCCCCCGGCGGCCACGGATACGCTCCGATGCGCCGTTCCTGATTGGCTTGTCCTTGCTGGGCGGGGTGTATGTGGTGCTGATTGTGGCAATGCTGGTGGCGGACCTGGCCTACACCTCGCCCGGTCATTTGGTGGAAGCCCTGCGCAGTCCGAACATCCAGTATGCCATCCGCCTGAGCCTCTTGTCGTGCAGTCTCACCGCGCTGCTTTGCCTGTGGGTGGGCGTGCCGCTGGGGTACCTGCTCTCCCGCTGCCAGTTTCGCGGGAAGGGATTGCTGGAGGCGATTCTGGATATTCCCATCGTGCTGCCTCCGCTGGTCATCGGCTTGAGCCTGCTGATTTTATTTCAAACCGCGCCCGGGCGGTGGCTTGAGCGCTGGGTGCCGGTGACCTACGCGGTGCCCAGCGTGATTCTGGCGCAATTTGCCGTGGCCTGCGCCTTTGCGGTGCAAACCATGCGCGTGACCTTTGACCAGATTAGTCCGCGCGGAGAGCAGGTGGCCCGCACCCTGGGCTGCACCCGGCATCAGGCCTTCTGGCGGGTGACCCTGCCGGAGGCGCGCCGCGGCATCCTGACCGCCGGCACGCTTTCCTGGGCGCGCGCCCTGGGCGAGTTTGGACCGATTCTGGTGTTTTCCGGCGCCACGCGCATGAAAACCGAGGTGCTCTCCACCTCGGTGTTTCTGGAATTAAGCGTGGGGGCACTCGAGGCGGCCGTGGCGGTGTCCTTGCTGATGATTATCGCGGCGGTGGTGGTGTTGCTGGTGGTCCGCTGGTTTGGTTCGGGCGCCAGTTTTCACCAGGGACAAGCCCCATGA